In the Helicobacter typhlonius genome, one interval contains:
- the carB gene encoding carbamoyl-phosphate synthase large subunit has protein sequence MPKRTDIHTILLIGSGPIVIGQACEFDYSGTQAVKTLKSLGYRVILINSNPATIMTDPDFADKTYIEPITEEIIANIIAKEKIDAILPTMGGQTALNVAMSMYEKGMLEGITFLGANPSAIKKGEDRQAFKEAMLKIGMDLPKSRYAYTEEEALEAAKEIGFPLIIRASYTLAGGGSGVAYNIDEFKAVAKNGLETSPISEILIEESLLGWKEYEMEVIRDKNDNCIIVCSIENLDPMGVHTGDSITIAPALTLTDKEYQRMRDASFKILREIGVDTGGSNVQFAINPQNGRMTVIEMNPRVSRSSALASKATGYPIAKVATMLAVGFSLDEIKNDITGTPASFEPSIDYIVTKIPRFTFEKFPKADSTLTTGMKSIGEVMAIGGTFKESLQKALCSLETGVYGFNPICDDIEIIKKEIRRPNANRLLYVAEGLRQGLSIDEIHELCKIDKWFLHQISEIIEAESHITTQILNDSALMRRIKSYGFSDKMIAFLLKRNDKLDVSEFQVYQARKELGIIPRYNEVDTCAAEFPSLTPYLYSTIGNFETIGETISQSNTTNTRIADSNNIESKTALQKVMIIGGGPNRIGQGIEFDYCCVHSSFALRDLGVQSIMYNCNPETVSTDYDTSDVLYFEPIDFERVRSVIERENPDGIIVHFGGQTPLKLAHSLQSINAKIIGTSVKAIDIAEDREKFAAFVSELGLNQPKNGIAYKKEEAFSVANGIGFPVLVRPSYVLGGRAMRIVFNDEELKTYMDEVIAVSDSSPVLIDKFLEYAIELDVDCISDGKSVYIGGIMEHIEEAGIHSGDSASSLPTINISESMLKEIERTTAQIALKLEVVGLMNVQYAIYNKELYLIEVNPRASRTAPFVSKATGIPLAKVATRVMWHHNLKNIDSIKTENPHAQKGVDSSILCEALHFYDKYDRIDFSANVLKPKPLHYVCLKESVFPFNKLTGAELSLGPEMKSTGEVMGIGKSFGLSFAKSQLASKNAIPSQGEIFLSLANFDKKEGVALARKFVELGFSICATEGTYRALRENNIESSQILKVSEGRPNIIDKMANGQIALAINTSDHHSNKGDTHLIRTQIIKNSIPYFTTLSAARVAIEAIKEIQNSNINEAYALQEYLRS, from the coding sequence ATGCCCAAACGCACCGACATTCATACAATTTTACTTATTGGTTCAGGTCCTATTGTCATAGGACAAGCTTGTGAATTTGACTATTCAGGCACACAGGCGGTGAAAACGCTCAAATCTCTAGGCTATCGTGTCATACTCATAAATTCTAATCCCGCCACGATTATGACAGACCCGGACTTTGCCGATAAAACCTACATTGAGCCTATCACAGAGGAGATTATCGCAAATATTATTGCCAAAGAAAAAATTGACGCCATTTTACCCACTATGGGCGGACAAACCGCGCTTAATGTAGCAATGAGTATGTATGAAAAGGGAATGTTAGAGGGCATAACATTTTTGGGTGCAAATCCTAGCGCGATTAAAAAGGGCGAGGATAGACAGGCTTTTAAAGAAGCAATGCTTAAAATTGGTATGGACTTGCCAAAATCCCGCTATGCCTACACAGAGGAAGAAGCCTTAGAGGCAGCAAAAGAGATAGGATTCCCGCTTATTATTCGCGCGAGTTACACACTTGCAGGTGGTGGCAGCGGCGTGGCATATAATATTGATGAGTTTAAGGCAGTGGCTAAAAATGGCTTAGAGACAAGCCCTATTAGCGAGATTCTCATTGAGGAATCCTTGCTTGGTTGGAAAGAATATGAAATGGAAGTTATACGCGACAAAAATGATAACTGCATTATCGTGTGTAGCATTGAGAATCTTGACCCTATGGGCGTGCATACCGGAGATTCTATTACGATTGCTCCAGCCCTCACGCTTACAGATAAAGAGTATCAGCGAATGCGTGATGCGAGTTTTAAAATCCTACGTGAAATTGGCGTAGATACAGGCGGGAGCAATGTGCAATTTGCCATAAATCCCCAAAATGGCAGAATGACCGTTATTGAAATGAATCCCCGCGTTTCGCGCTCCTCCGCTCTTGCTTCTAAAGCCACAGGTTATCCTATTGCCAAAGTTGCGACAATGCTTGCGGTTGGATTCTCACTTGATGAGATTAAAAATGACATTACAGGCACACCGGCGAGTTTTGAGCCAAGCATTGACTATATTGTTACAAAGATTCCACGCTTTACCTTTGAGAAATTCCCCAAAGCAGATTCTACACTCACCACAGGTATGAAGTCTATCGGCGAAGTAATGGCGATTGGCGGCACTTTTAAAGAATCTTTGCAAAAGGCGTTGTGTAGCCTTGAAACAGGTGTTTATGGATTTAATCCAATCTGTGATGATATAGAGATAATAAAAAAAGAGATAAGACGCCCGAATGCAAATCGCCTCCTCTATGTTGCAGAGGGCTTGAGACAGGGGCTTAGCATTGATGAAATACACGAGCTATGTAAGATTGATAAATGGTTTTTGCACCAAATAAGCGAGATTATAGAAGCAGAATCACACATTACCACGCAGATTCTAAACGACAGCGCACTAATGCGGCGCATCAAAAGCTATGGCTTTAGCGATAAAATGATTGCCTTTTTACTCAAGCGCAACGATAAACTTGATGTGAGTGAATTTCAAGTCTATCAGGCACGAAAAGAGCTAGGCATTATACCTCGATATAATGAAGTTGATACCTGTGCGGCGGAGTTTCCTAGCCTTACGCCTTATTTGTATTCCACAATCGGTAATTTTGAAACAATAGGCGAAACGATTTCACAAAGCAACACCACAAATACTAGAATTGCGGATTCTAACAACATAGAATCTAAAACTGCATTGCAAAAGGTAATGATTATTGGCGGAGGACCAAACCGCATAGGACAAGGCATTGAGTTTGATTACTGCTGTGTGCATTCTAGCTTTGCGTTGCGTGATTTGGGCGTGCAAAGCATTATGTATAACTGCAATCCAGAGACGGTAAGCACAGATTATGACACAAGCGATGTGCTGTATTTTGAGCCTATTGATTTTGAACGTGTGCGTTCAGTGATTGAGCGTGAGAATCCAGATGGAATCATCGTGCATTTTGGCGGACAAACCCCGCTTAAACTCGCACATTCCCTACAAAGCATTAACGCTAAGATTATTGGCACCTCGGTAAAGGCGATTGACATTGCAGAGGATAGGGAGAAATTCGCGGCTTTTGTGAGTGAGCTAGGGCTTAATCAACCCAAAAATGGCATAGCCTATAAAAAAGAGGAGGCTTTTAGTGTCGCAAATGGCATTGGGTTTCCTGTGCTTGTGCGCCCTAGTTATGTGCTTGGTGGGCGCGCTATGCGGATTGTCTTTAATGATGAAGAGCTCAAAACCTATATGGACGAAGTGATTGCAGTGAGTGATAGCTCACCGGTGCTGATAGATAAGTTTTTAGAATATGCTATTGAGCTTGATGTAGATTGTATCAGTGACGGGAAAAGCGTGTATATCGGGGGGATTATGGAGCATATAGAGGAGGCGGGGATTCACAGCGGGGATTCTGCGAGCTCACTGCCCACAATAAATATCAGTGAATCTATGCTTAAAGAAATTGAGAGGACGACCGCACAAATCGCCTTGAAGCTTGAAGTTGTGGGGCTTATGAATGTGCAGTATGCCATTTATAATAAAGAGCTTTATCTCATTGAGGTTAATCCTCGCGCTTCACGCACCGCGCCATTTGTAAGTAAAGCCACAGGCATTCCTTTGGCAAAAGTTGCTACCCGCGTGATGTGGCATCACAATCTCAAAAATATAGATTCTATAAAGACAGAAAATCCACACGCACAAAAAGGAGTAGATTCAAGCATACTCTGCGAAGCACTACATTTCTATGATAAATATGATAGGATTGACTTTAGTGCGAATGTGCTGAAGCCTAAGCCACTCCATTATGTTTGTCTCAAAGAATCTGTGTTTCCATTTAATAAACTCACAGGCGCGGAACTCTCACTAGGACCGGAGATGAAAAGCACAGGCGAAGTTATGGGGATTGGCAAAAGCTTTGGCTTGAGCTTTGCTAAAAGTCAATTAGCGAGTAAAAATGCTATACCTAGTCAAGGCGAGATTTTCCTCTCTCTCGCAAATTTTGATAAAAAAGAGGGTGTGGCTTTGGCGCGTAAATTTGTTGAGCTAGGATTCAGTATTTGCGCCACAGAGGGAACTTATCGCGCGTTACGCGAGAACAATATAGAATCTTCACAGATTCTAAAAGTAAGTGAGGGTCGCCCAAACATCATTGATAAAATGGCGAATGGTCAAATTGCCCTTGCTATCAATACGAGCGACCACCACTCAAATAAGGGTGATACGCATCTTATCCGCACACAGATTATTAAAAACTCTATCCCCTATTTTACTACACTATCAGCAGCGCGTGTAGCGATTGAAGCAATCAAAGAGATACAAAATAGTAATATAAACGAAGCCTATGCCTTGCAAGAATATTTGCGGAGCTAG
- a CDS encoding anaerobic C4-dicarboxylate transporter — protein MDFLTQLSEGWQFGIQLLVVLVCLFYGARKGGIALGLLGGIGILMLVFCFHIKPGKPAIDVMLTILAVVVASATLQASGGLDVMLQIAERILRRNPKFLTILAPFVTCFLTILCGTGHVVYTIMPIIYDIAIKNNIRPERPMAAASISSQMGIIASPVSVAVVSLTALLLNAEHKLAGFDGYINLLQITIPSTLVGVLCIGIFSWFRGKDLDKDPEFQEKIKDPEFKQYVYGDSKTLLGVKLPTSNWVAMWIFLGAIAAVAAVGAFDALKPNWGQKMAYQAHLQDTTIKWTPNGENKGIVDLKALGFDQKAQGGGQSAFKSALESGDITALPQKDKLGNPSMDFISMVNVIQAFMLLAGALIIIFTKVDAKKIGSNEIFKSGMIALVAVFGISWMADTMFAVHTPMMKEALGDVVKSHPWTYAIMLLLISKFVNSQAAAIAAFVPLALGIGVEPGIIVAFAAACYGYYILPTYPSDLATIQFDRSGTTHIGKFVINHSFILPGLIGVFSSCVAGYLLAKVAGYI, from the coding sequence ATGGATTTTCTTACACAATTAAGCGAAGGGTGGCAGTTTGGGATTCAACTGCTTGTAGTTCTTGTCTGTCTTTTTTACGGAGCGCGTAAAGGTGGTATTGCACTCGGGCTTTTAGGTGGCATTGGGATTTTGATGCTTGTATTTTGCTTCCATATCAAACCGGGCAAACCTGCTATTGATGTTATGCTTACGATTTTGGCGGTCGTTGTGGCAAGTGCAACATTGCAAGCAAGCGGAGGCTTAGATGTAATGCTCCAAATTGCAGAGCGGATTCTAAGACGCAATCCTAAGTTTTTGACGATTCTCGCACCTTTTGTTACTTGCTTTTTGACGATTTTGTGCGGCACAGGACACGTGGTTTATACGATTATGCCTATTATTTATGATATTGCGATTAAAAATAATATACGCCCTGAGCGACCTATGGCGGCGGCTTCTATCTCATCACAAATGGGTATTATCGCCTCTCCTGTGTCTGTGGCAGTGGTGAGCCTAACAGCCCTACTTTTAAATGCAGAGCATAAACTTGCCGGATTTGATGGCTACATCAACCTACTTCAAATCACGATTCCTAGCACACTTGTTGGTGTATTGTGTATAGGGATTTTCTCTTGGTTTAGGGGCAAAGATTTAGACAAAGATCCTGAGTTTCAAGAAAAAATCAAAGATCCTGAATTCAAACAATATGTCTATGGAGATTCTAAAACATTGCTCGGCGTGAAGCTTCCTACAAGCAACTGGGTGGCAATGTGGATTTTCCTAGGTGCGATTGCGGCTGTGGCAGCAGTAGGTGCATTTGACGCACTCAAGCCAAATTGGGGGCAAAAAATGGCATATCAGGCGCATTTGCAAGATACAACTATCAAATGGACTCCTAATGGTGAAAATAAAGGTATTGTAGATCTCAAAGCTCTAGGTTTTGACCAAAAGGCACAGGGGGGGGGGCAGAGCGCATTTAAATCTGCTCTAGAATCTGGCGATATTACCGCTCTTCCACAAAAGGATAAACTCGGCAATCCTTCTATGGATTTTATCTCAATGGTGAATGTGATTCAGGCTTTTATGCTCCTTGCGGGTGCGCTTATTATTATCTTTACAAAAGTTGATGCCAAAAAGATTGGCAGCAATGAAATTTTTAAATCTGGTATGATTGCGCTTGTGGCGGTGTTTGGAATCTCGTGGATGGCGGACACAATGTTTGCAGTGCATACGCCAATGATGAAAGAAGCACTTGGTGATGTGGTGAAATCTCACCCTTGGACCTATGCGATTATGCTTTTACTTATCTCTAAGTTTGTTAATTCTCAAGCGGCAGCGATTGCGGCATTTGTGCCTTTAGCTTTGGGTATTGGTGTAGAACCCGGTATCATCGTAGCCTTTGCAGCAGCGTGTTATGGCTATTATATTTTGCCAACTTATCCTAGCGATTTGGCAACGATTCAGTTTGACCGCTCTGGCACAACACATATTGGCAAATTTGTCATCAACCACAGCTTTATTTTACCCGGACTTATCGGTGTATTTAGCTCTTGTGTTGCAGGATATTTACTCGCTAAAGTCGCAGGATATATTTAG
- a CDS encoding RidA family protein, which produces MQTSNTISTPNAPQAIGPYSQAYTYNGLIFTSGQIALTPQGDFINGDIVAQTTQVLENLEAILESAGSSLQKVLKTSVFLADMNDFNALNEVYARYFGSHKPARSTIAVKTLPKNALVEIECIATL; this is translated from the coding sequence ATGCAAACAAGCAATACAATCAGCACACCAAATGCGCCACAAGCCATAGGTCCATATTCTCAAGCCTACACTTACAATGGACTTATTTTTACTTCAGGACAAATCGCGCTTACACCTCAAGGTGATTTTATAAATGGTGATATTGTCGCTCAAACCACACAAGTACTTGAAAATCTCGAGGCAATTTTAGAATCTGCCGGAAGTAGCCTACAAAAAGTGCTCAAAACAAGCGTATTCTTGGCTGATATGAATGATTTTAACGCGCTCAATGAAGTCTATGCGCGATATTTTGGCTCACATAAACCAGCTAGAAGCACGATTGCCGTAAAAACTCTACCCAAAAACGCGCTTGTAGAGATTGAATGTATCGCTACACTCTAG
- a CDS encoding FkbM family methyltransferase — MLPIYHLLPPRLREKIVKEILVSLGIGSGSGVETSGERAVLELLNKKSQSLCIFDVGANVGKYLQLCTSVFTPPPPQLNKTQYAIDIHCFEPSTFTFAKLNETAKLCNAPHIHITLNNCALSNTQGNATLYYDTQGSGLASLSKRRLEHFQIDFKESEEIQTMRLSSYCKEREITHIHLLKLDVEGYELNVLESAKTLFEAKAIDMVCFEFGGCNIDTRSFFQDFWYFFKAYNFSLYRILPNSTFLHIKSYKEIYEQFTTTNYLACASEVAMDIGQ; from the coding sequence ATGCTTCCAATTTATCATCTGTTGCCCCCTCGTTTGCGAGAAAAGATAGTAAAGGAAATTCTAGTTTCATTAGGGATTGGTTCTGGTAGTGGAGTAGAGACAAGTGGTGAAAGGGCTGTGCTAGAATTATTAAATAAAAAGTCTCAATCACTTTGTATCTTTGATGTAGGCGCAAATGTAGGTAAATATTTGCAACTTTGCACTTCAGTTTTCACCCCCCCCCCCCCGCAGCTAAATAAAACACAATATGCCATAGATATACATTGTTTTGAACCCTCCACTTTTACTTTTGCAAAGCTGAATGAGACTGCCAAACTCTGCAATGCTCCTCATATACATATTACACTTAATAACTGCGCGCTTAGCAATACACAAGGAAATGCTACCTTATATTATGATACACAAGGTTCAGGTTTAGCCTCTCTAAGCAAGAGGCGTTTAGAACATTTTCAAATTGATTTTAAAGAAAGCGAAGAAATACAGACAATGAGGCTTAGTTCATATTGCAAGGAGCGAGAAATTACACATATTCATCTACTAAAGCTTGATGTGGAGGGGTATGAGCTTAATGTGTTAGAAAGTGCCAAGACATTATTTGAAGCAAAAGCCATTGATATGGTGTGTTTTGAATTTGGTGGTTGCAATATTGATACGCGTAGCTTTTTTCAAGATTTTTGGTATTTTTTCAAAGCATATAATTTTTCACTTTATAGAATCTTGCCTAATAGCACTTTTTTACATATTAAGTCTTATAAAGAAATCTACGAACAATTTACTACGACAAATTATCTTGCTTGTGCGTCTGAAGTGGCTATGGATATTGGGCAATAA
- the purU gene encoding formyltetrahydrofolate deformylase produces MKQDSKLLSECAPQSVILISAPDKKGLIYHISSVLYELGLNIERNDEYVDKENERFFMRTQVSGESDESLLYTKISAILPPNSTLKIQPVCKKNIIILCTKENHCVGDLLLRFESGELNANIKAIISNHEILKPLSNKFNIPFFHISAEDISRQQHEEEILKVLAQFEFSYLVLAKYMRILSSEFTQQFENKIINIHHSFLPAFVGANPYKQAHKRGVKIIGATAHFVNENLDEGPIITQDVIAINHNFSWQDMQRAGRDIEKIVLSRALNLALEDRIFVYGNKTIIF; encoded by the coding sequence ATGAAGCAAGATTCAAAACTTTTAAGTGAATGCGCACCTCAAAGTGTTATTCTTATCAGCGCGCCGGACAAAAAGGGGCTAATCTATCACATCTCCTCCGTGCTTTATGAGTTAGGGCTCAATATTGAGCGAAACGATGAGTATGTAGATAAAGAAAATGAGCGATTTTTTATGCGCACACAGGTGAGTGGCGAGAGTGATGAATCTTTGCTTTATACGAAAATTTCGGCGATTTTGCCCCCCAATAGCACATTAAAAATCCAGCCTGTTTGTAAGAAAAATATCATCATTCTTTGCACAAAGGAAAATCATTGCGTAGGCGATTTGTTGCTACGCTTTGAGAGTGGGGAGCTAAATGCTAATATCAAGGCTATTATCAGTAATCACGAGATTCTAAAGCCTTTGAGCAATAAGTTTAATATACCATTTTTTCACATTAGTGCGGAAGATATTTCAAGGCAGCAGCACGAAGAGGAGATTCTAAAAGTGTTGGCGCAGTTTGAATTTTCCTATCTTGTCTTAGCCAAATATATGAGAATTTTAAGTAGTGAATTTACACAACAATTTGAAAATAAAATCATTAATATTCATCATAGCTTTCTCCCTGCATTTGTGGGGGCAAATCCTTACAAACAAGCCCACAAACGCGGTGTAAAGATTATCGGGGCTACGGCACATTTTGTCAATGAGAATCTTGATGAGGGACCTATTATCACCCAAGATGTGATTGCTATTAATCATAATTTTTCGTGGCAGGATATGCAAAGGGCGGGACGCGATATTGAAAAGATTGTCCTATCCCGCGCACTCAATCTCGCACTTGAAGATAGAATCTTTGTCTATGGCAACAAAACTATCATATTTTAA
- the sppA gene encoding signal peptide peptidase SppA encodes MDDLRNIGRIFTAPLDFISKYFKVFVLLLIVLLIFVPDYDEEDSTPPNLAKLYLTTPIYESDSFAAQIEKIIKNKNIKGVLLVIDSPGGSVGASIEIADMVKNLNQKIPVIAYVRGSMASGSYYAGMYAKEIYANRGALVGSIGVIFSGVNIEELMAKIGIKEQSVKAGEYKEVGTSTRQWSEEEKLFIENLILEQYELFRQDVIQARGSKLKVMDYREFAEGKVFSAHIAAQLGLIDKVASMQEAVATLKAQAGVENAVWLKKDKFEAYMDKFLESASSKILSLFSPQLKATL; translated from the coding sequence ATGGACGATTTGCGTAATATCGGTCGTATTTTTACAGCCCCGCTTGATTTTATCAGCAAATATTTCAAGGTTTTTGTGCTTTTACTCATCGTACTTTTAATTTTCGTGCCAGATTATGATGAGGAGGATTCTACTCCCCCTAATCTCGCTAAACTTTATCTCACTACGCCAATTTATGAGAGTGATAGCTTTGCTGCACAGATTGAAAAAATCATCAAAAACAAAAATATTAAGGGTGTATTGCTTGTTATTGATTCGCCCGGTGGCTCGGTGGGTGCGAGTATCGAAATCGCCGATATGGTAAAAAATCTTAATCAAAAAATACCTGTTATTGCCTATGTGCGCGGTTCAATGGCAAGTGGAAGCTACTATGCTGGGATGTATGCTAAAGAAATTTATGCTAATCGTGGTGCGCTCGTTGGCTCTATTGGTGTGATTTTTAGCGGTGTAAATATCGAAGAGCTAATGGCAAAAATAGGCATTAAAGAACAAAGCGTTAAAGCGGGAGAATACAAAGAAGTAGGCACTTCAACGCGTCAATGGAGTGAAGAGGAGAAGCTATTTATAGAAAATCTCATTTTAGAACAATATGAACTTTTTAGGCAAGATGTGATTCAGGCTCGTGGCTCAAAACTTAAAGTGATGGATTATAGAGAATTTGCAGAAGGTAAGGTATTTTCAGCGCACATTGCAGCTCAACTTGGTCTCATTGATAAAGTCGCTTCTATGCAAGAGGCAGTCGCTACACTCAAGGCACAAGCAGGGGTTGAAAACGCCGTGTGGCTTAAGAAAGACAAGTTTGAAGCCTATATGGATAAGTTTTTAGAATCTGCAAGTAGCAAGATTCTATCCCTTTTTTCCCCACAACTCAAGGCGACTTTGTAA
- a CDS encoding tRNA (cytidine(34)-2'-O)-methyltransferase: protein MAFHIVLIQPQIPQNTGNIGRLCVATDSILHLIHPLGFSTSQKELKRAGLDYWQHLQVYEWENLEMFWAHYEVDKHHFFFTTKAQSTHYEADMSEGGFLYFGREDAGISSDILHTYKGQTYKLPMVAGVRSINLATSVGAALYEGVRQSQCYMGF, encoded by the coding sequence ATGGCTTTTCACATTGTTTTAATCCAACCCCAAATCCCGCAAAATACAGGCAATATCGGGCGATTGTGTGTGGCGACAGATTCTATTTTGCATTTAATCCACCCGCTTGGATTTAGCACATCACAAAAGGAACTCAAACGCGCAGGGCTTGATTATTGGCAACATTTGCAGGTATATGAATGGGAGAATCTTGAGATGTTTTGGGCGCACTATGAGGTGGATAAACATCATTTTTTCTTTACGACAAAGGCGCAAAGCACTCACTATGAGGCAGATATGAGTGAGGGCGGATTTTTGTATTTTGGCAGAGAAGATGCAGGCATTAGTTCTGACATTTTACACACATATAAAGGGCAGACATACAAGCTACCGATGGTTGCAGGGGTGCGCAGTATCAATCTCGCCACAAGTGTAGGAGCAGCTTTGTATGAGGGAGTGCGGCAATCACAATGTTATATGGGGTTTTAG